Proteins encoded within one genomic window of Cucumis sativus cultivar 9930 chromosome 3, Cucumber_9930_V3, whole genome shotgun sequence:
- the LOC101220888 gene encoding calcium-dependent protein kinase 26, with protein sequence MGNNCLRRNSKGGFFYSISHPIWWSRSEMDPHTKKGVSSKGIKNPNPNPKPNEEVQNTPPEPVMMVDERTKPLECEAKPLECEAKPLEVIKPKEEDMIIIKPLEPLVPMDDLIEPAEIPPRYVEERLPVELLIPKPADEPPKLVEERMPPIESALPKEDSSSGGNNDNVSEDLMKIRKPKKIVSAGLMVESVLQTKTGHLREFYSLGRKLGHGQFGTTFLCLEKSTGKEYACKSIAKRKLATMEDVEDVRREIQIMHHLVGIPSIVSIKGAYEDAVAVHVVMELCEGGELFDRIVKLGHYTERQAAELARTIIGVIEACHSLGVMHRDLKPENFLFVDSREDSPLKAIDFGLSIFFKPGDIFSDVVGSPYYVAPEVLCKLYGPESDVWSAGVMLYILLSGVPPFWAETEQEIFDEVLHGDLDFTLDPWPSISDGAKDLVRKMLIRNPKERLTAHEVLCHPWLQVDGMAPDKPLDSAVLSRLKQFSAMNKLKKMALRVIAESLSEEEIAGLKEMFKMIDTDNSGQITFEELKDGLRRFGANLNETEIKDLMQAADFDNNGCIDYGEFIAATLHLNKAGREDHLFAAFQYFDKDGSGYITQDEIQQACEEFGIENVHLEDMIREVDQDNDGRIDYNEFVAMMQKGNGELGKKGQQNTNFSIGFREALPVC encoded by the exons ATGGGTAATAACTGTCTTCGTAGGAATTCGAAGGGTGGGTTTTTCTACTCGATTTCCCATCCAATTTGGTGGTCTCGATCGGAAATGGACCCTCATACTAAGAAAGGGGTTTCTAGCAAAGGGATCAAAAACCCTAACCCTAATCCTAAACCTAATGAAGAAGTTCAAAACACTCCTCCTGAACCAGTAATGATGGTTGATGAAAGGACTAAGCCATTGGAATGTGAGGCTAAACCATTGGAATGTGAGGCTAAACCATTGGAAGTTATAAAACccaaagaagaagatatgATCATCATCAAACCTTTAGAACCTTTGGTGCCTATGGATGATTTGATCGAACCAGCAGAAATACCACCTAGATATGTTGAAGAGAGATTACCGGTTGAATTGTTAATTCCAAAACCAGCTGACGAACCACCAAAACTTGTCGAAGAGAGAATGCCACCAATTGAATCGGCACTGCCGAAGGAAGATAGTAGTAGTGGTGGTAATAATGATAATGTTTCTGAAGATTTGATGAAAATCAGGAAGCCTAAGAAAATAGTAAGTGCAGGTTTGATGGTAGAGTCAGTTTTGCAAACAAAAACTGGTCATTTGAGGGAGTTTTACAGCTTGGGAAGGAAACTTGGACATGGGCAATTTGGGACAACTTTTCTTTGTCTGGAGAAGTCAACTGGGAAAGAGTATGCCTGCAAATCGATAGCTAAAAGGAAGTTAGCAACAATGGAAGACGTTGAAGATGTGAGAAGGGAGATTCAGATAATGCATCATTTAGTTGGTATTCCCAGCATTGTTTCTATTAAAGGTGCTTATGAAGATGCTGTTGCTGTACATGTGGTCATGGAACTCTGTGAAGGTGGTGAGCTTTTCGATAGGATTGTTAAGCTCGGTCATTACACTGAAAGACAGGCAGCTGAACTTGCAAGAACCATTATTGGTGTAATAGAAGCTTGTCATTCTCTTGGAGTCATGCACCGTGACCTCAAGCcagagaattttctttttgtcgaTTCACGGGAAGACTCTCCCTTGAAAGCTATCGATTTTGGGTTGTCTATTTTCTTCAAGCCAG GAGACATATTTAGCGATGTGGTTGGGAGTCCTTACTATGTTGCTCCTGAAGTTTTGTGCAAATTATATGGCCCAGAATCTGATGTTTGGAGTGCTGGTGTGATGCTTTACATACTTTTAAGTGGGGTGCCTCCATTTTGGGCAg AAACCGAGCAAGAGATATTTGATGAAGTCTTACACGGAGATCTTGACTTCACCTTAGATCCCTGGCCGAGTATTTCTGATGGTGCCAAGGATTTGGTACGGAAGATGCTAATTAGAAACCCCAAAGAACGCCTAACCGCTCATGAAGTTTTAT GCCATCCTTGGCTTCAGGTTGATGGAATGGCTCCAGACAAACCTCTTGATTCTGCAGTCTTGAGTCGTTTGAAACAATTCTCTGCAATGAACAAACTCAAGAAAATGGCTCTGAGA GTCATTGCTGAGAGCCTCTCCGAAGAAGAGATTGCCGGTTTAAAGGAAATGTTTAAGATGATCGATACTGATAACAGCGGTCAAATTACTTTTGAAGAACTCAAAGATGGACTAAGAAGATTTGGAGCAAATCTTAATGAGACAGAGATAAAAGATCTTATGCAAGCT GCTGATTTCGACAACAATGGTTGCATTGACTATGGGGAGTTCATAGCAGCAACACTTCATTTGAACAAAGCTGGGCGAGAAGATCATCTCTTTGCTGCTTTCCAATACTTCGACAAGGACGGGAGCGGTTATatcacacaagatgaaattcaacAAGCCTGCGAAGAATTCGGTATTGAAAACGTTCACTTGGAAGATATGATCCGGGAAGTGGATCAGGATAAT GACGGTCGAATAGATTACAACGAGTTCGTCGCAATGATGCAAAAGGGAAATGGTGAATTGGGCAAGAAGGGTCAACAGAATACTAACTTTAGCATTGGTTTTAGGGAGGCACTTCCTGTTTGTTAG